Below is a window of Mycobacterium dioxanotrophicus DNA.
ACCCCTTGCAGGCCAACGCAGCCGGACTCCCAGCGAGATCGGTGAGGTACACACCCGGAAGGTGCTGGACCTCACCATCCGGCTCGCCGAGGTCATGCTGTCGTCGGGGTCGGGCACCGCTGACGTCGTGGCCACGGCCAAGGATGTGGCACAGGCGTACCAGCTCACGGATTGCGTCGTCGACATCGCGTTCACCACCATCTTCGTGTCGGCTCCGCCGACGGTGGATGGCGCGCCCGTGACGATCGTGCGATCGGTGCGGACCCGGGCAACCGACTACACCCGGATGGCGGACCTGGACCGACTGGTCCAGCAGATCACTTCCGGCGAGGTCACGCTGGATCATGCCCACGAGGCCATGGACAGGCTCACCGAACGTCCCCATCCCTACCCGCGGTGGCTGGCGACGGCCGGCTGGGCGGGCTTTGCCCTCGGCGTTGCGATGTTGCTCGGCGGTACCTGGTTCACCTGCCTGCTGGCTGCGCTGACCGCCGCCGCCATCGATCGGCTGGGGCGTGTGCTCAACCGGATGGGCACGCCGTTCTTCTTCCAGAACGTCGTCGGCGCGGCCGTGGCGACGCTCGTTGCGATCGGGGCGTACCTGGCCACCGGCGAGGGACTCACGGCGCTGGTCGCCACCGGAATCGTCATGCTGCTATCAGGATTGACGCTGGTCGGCGCGACGCAGGACGCGCTCACCGGTCACATGATCACCGCGGTGGCCCGGCTCAGCGAGGCGCTGTTCCTCACCGCCGGGATAGTCGTCGGCATCATCGCGGGCCTGCAGGTCGTCACCGTCGCCGGCATCGAGATCCGATTGCATGTCGATACGACGCTGACGTTCGTCCCAGTGGACCGGCCGCTGCCCATCTTTCTGGCGGTTGCCGGCGCCGCGCTGGCCAGCGTGTGCTTCACGATCGCGAGCTATGCACCACTGCGTTCGGCCGCACCGGCCGGGCTCGCAGCCGCGCTGGCCGAATTGGTGCTGATCGGCCTGGGCCTGGCCGGATTCGGCCAACTGGTGGCGACGGGTATCGCGGCCACCGGCGTCGGCCTGTTCGCCACGCTGGTGTCGGTCCGGCGGCGGGCACCCGCCCTGGTGACCTCGACGGCGGGCATCATGCCGATGCTGCCGGGCATGGCGGTGTTCCGTGCGGTCTTCTTCTTCGCCGTCGAGGACCGATTCACCGATGGCGTCGCGCAGATGGTGGCGGCCGGCGCCACAGCATTGGCGCTGGGCGCGGGTGTGGTGATGGGTGAGCTGTTCGGGTCCCCGCTGCGACACGGCACCGGACGGATTCGTGATTTCTTCCGGATCGAAGGGCCGCCGGGCCTGCGGCGGGTGGTGGGCCGCGTCGCGCGGCTACGCCCGGCCGTGACGCCACCGTCGGAGCCCAGCCCGCGACGCCAACGGAACTTCGCGCTCAAACCGAAGCCCGCCACGGAGCCCGGCGACGCGGAGGACGCCAACGGCCAGGACGACACGTCGGATTGACCTCAGCGGGTTGGCAGTTGCCGAGCCCAACCACGCGACTGGCACTACGCCGCAGGCGGACGCGGATCAGGTGAGCGGGATGAACC
It encodes the following:
- a CDS encoding threonine/serine exporter family protein, coding for MARDRSGGLPRFRSGAWIALPGRRDPAPLAGQRSRTPSEIGEVHTRKVLDLTIRLAEVMLSSGSGTADVVATAKDVAQAYQLTDCVVDIAFTTIFVSAPPTVDGAPVTIVRSVRTRATDYTRMADLDRLVQQITSGEVTLDHAHEAMDRLTERPHPYPRWLATAGWAGFALGVAMLLGGTWFTCLLAALTAAAIDRLGRVLNRMGTPFFFQNVVGAAVATLVAIGAYLATGEGLTALVATGIVMLLSGLTLVGATQDALTGHMITAVARLSEALFLTAGIVVGIIAGLQVVTVAGIEIRLHVDTTLTFVPVDRPLPIFLAVAGAALASVCFTIASYAPLRSAAPAGLAAALAELVLIGLGLAGFGQLVATGIAATGVGLFATLVSVRRRAPALVTSTAGIMPMLPGMAVFRAVFFFAVEDRFTDGVAQMVAAGATALALGAGVVMGELFGSPLRHGTGRIRDFFRIEGPPGLRRVVGRVARLRPAVTPPSEPSPRRQRNFALKPKPATEPGDAEDANGQDDTSD